In Abyssibacter profundi, the sequence CCATCTCACCATGGTCCATCTCACCATGGTCCATCTCACCATGGTCCATCTCACCATGGTCCATCTCACCATGGTCCATCTCACCATGGTCCATCTCACCATGGTCCATCTCACCATGGTCCATCTCACCATGGCCCATCTCACCATGGCCCATCTCGCCGTGATCCATCGGCGCTGCCGACCTGGCGTCGATCTCGGTGATCACATAGCGCGCGGCGCCCTGCCGCTCGACCCGAACCTCGACCCGATCCCCCGGGGACCATGCTGCCGGGTCCAGTCCCGCACCCAGATCAAACGACATGGTCATCCCTGGCATGGACAGGCCGGTCTCGCCAAGCGGTTCAAGCGGCCCGTGTTCCAGGCGAACCGTGCCATCGGCGACGTTCACCTCGCGGACGATCGCCCGGGCCCGGCCAGCCGGCCGCTGACGGGCTCGCAGGCGTAGCGTCTCGGCATCCAGATTGGCCTCGGAATCGATCAAGAACTGACCGCTGATCACAACCTGATCGCCGGCCGCCAAACCCTCTAGCACCGCGGTCCGCCCCTCGGTGCTCAGCCCGGTGGTGACGGGAACAATGTCGTACTGGCCAGGCGCTGCCACGCGCACCACGCGATCACCCTGGCCCGTTCGGATCACGGCCTGTGTTGGCACCGTCAGCATCGAGGCATCGGGCTCCGGGGTCAGCGTCACGTCGGCAAACATGCCCGGCACGAGCTGCTCGTCTGGATTGTCGAACACCAGACGCGCCCGCTGCGTGCGGGTCGAGGCGTCGACCTCAGGCATCACGAGGTCCACCCGGCCGGTCCATTGCCGCCCGGGCCATGCCTGCACCGTTGCAGCGGCGGCCAGTCCGGGCCTGAGTCGGGCGGCTTGTCGCTCGGGCACGTCCACATAGATCCACACACGGTCGAGCCGGGCCAGCGTCATGACCATGCTCCCGGGCGTGACGAACTGGCCGGGGCGCGCATCCAGCGAGGCAACCACCCAGGGTGCCTGCGCGTGGCGGTCGCTCCGCTCCCTCGCTGAGCCTCGGCGCGCCAGCGCTGCGATCTGCGCGCGCGTGTAGCCCAGGGCCAGCAGCCGGTCGGCGGCGGCCTCCCGTAACGCGCGGTGCCCTCGGGCGCTGAGGTATTCGCGCTCAGCCGCCAACAGATCCGGAGAGAACAACGAGAACAGCAAGTCACCGGGCTGCACGCGCTCACCCACCGTCGAAACCCCCAGCTGCTCCAGCCAGCCAGCCGCACGGCTATGCACCATGTTCAGGCTATCGGCATCCAGCGCCACGACACCGCTGGCACGAATGGTGGGCGCCAGACGCTCCCGCCGCACGACGGCCTTGCGTATCCCCAAATGCTGAACGACGGCCGGCTCGATCTGAACATCGACGCTCTGACCGGAGCCCCCGCCGCAAACGGGCACCAAATCCATGCCCATCGGCGACTTCCCGGGACCGTCGCGCCGATAGCTGGCGTCCATTGGCGCCACCCAGTACTCGGCTGGTGCCCCCTCGCAAGGCCCGTCGCCGCCTCCGGCGCCGGACCGCATCGCCTCGGTGCCTGGCTCAGGGGCGCGAAACGTCCCCAGCGAGTAACCGACCACAGCGGCCATGAGCACGGCGATCAGCACAATCCAACGTTGATAGGTGTTCACGATCCGGTCTCCCCTAGCAGCTGTTCGTCCAGCATCCCACCGGTTAAGCGCGCGATACGGGCGCGGTGCTTCCATTGGCGCGCCTCCGCAGCCAGGCGGCCCACTCGCGCCTGCAACAGGCCCTCCTCGGCATTGATGACAGCATCTACATCGCCACGCCCGCTGGCATAGTCGGCCATCGCGGCCTCCAGCGTCTGACGCGCCAGAGGCACCAGATCGCCTCGATAAAGCTGCAGCATCTGCGCGGCGGCACGGTCGGCGGCCACCTGCTCGGCCAGCGCCGCGACCAGGTGCTGAACCTGCTGCCGCTGTTCGGCCTCCAGCCCGGCGATTCGTGCATCGGCGGCGGCCTCGGCCGCGCGGCGTTTGGATTGACCCAGGGGCAGATTCAGCATCACCCCGACCTGGGTTCGGTACTCCGACCGCGGCAAGGTCCCCAGATAGTTCGCGGTCAGCCGGAGGTCAGGCTTGTACGCCAGCGCCGCCAGTTCACGATTCAGCTGCGCCGTTCTACCCTGGGCCTGCAGTTTCAACAGGCGCGGATTGGACTGCCGCAACGCGCCCTCGAGTGCTGCGATGGGCGGCAGCGCAGGCAGGGTGGACCAGCCGCTGGGCCGGGGCACGCTCGAATGGATGGGACGATTGCGCATGGCATTCACCCTCGCCTCCACCATGCGACGCCGCGCGGTGAACTCCAGCGCCTGGCGGCGGCGCTCGGCCAGCCGCGTTGAGGCGCGGAGCAGCGCATGCTGAGACCCGGCGCCCGCCCGATAACGGCCCGACGTGGCCTGTTGAAGCTCGGTAAGCCGCTGCTGCTGCTCGGCATTGATTCGCAGGGCGCCATGCAGGTAGTGCAGCTCGGCGTAGGCCTGACGGGCTGTGGCCGACAGCGCCAGCCGCAGTGCCCGCAGATCTGACTCTGCGACGCGAACGTTGGATTCGGCCGCCTTGCGTTGTACCGCTCGCTTACCCGGCCAGGGCAGCGGCTGGGCAACACCCACGATATGGCCCGGATCGATGCCCGCCGCGTCCACGGACCGTGGCGCGATGGCGTAGGTTAGTTGCGGATCGTCCAGGGCACCGGCCGGCTCGACCTGCCAAGCCGCGGCGGCGACAGCCTGCTGCAGGGCGTCCACACCAGGATTGGCGGCCAGGGTTTCGTCAACCAGCGCCTGCGCCGTCCAGGCCTGCGCAAGCAGGGGCTGGCTGCACAACAGCAAAAAAGCCAGACGCCACCAGGCGCCATCGAAGTCTCTGTCAATCATGTTGAGTCCTGACTGGATCGGCCGTGCGAACGGCCCGAAGCCGGTCCGGTGCGGATTCCGGACAGGCGTAAGCGCCGCACCTCGTGGGTGCGGTGACCGTCAGGTCAGACTGGGAGGTCGGATGAGATCAGCCGTGATCCCGTCACGCGTGGCGCGAGTACCGGCACGCCGCGGCGAGTCGGCCAGGGGCGCTGCGAGGTTCCAGAGCGGGACGACAGCCCCCGCGAGCACGCCGCTCATACAGGCTGCGCCCTGTGCGCAATCGGCGTGAGGCAACTCAGGTCCATCCACCTCGGCGACGGCGCTGACCAGCGCGTGGCAAGGCGGTTGATCGGCCTGGGCACTCGCCTCGGTGTGTGTCGGCTGTGTCGGTGGCGCCGGCCGTTCGAGGCAACAGGCCTCTGTGGCCTGGACGACAGGCATCCCGGCCAGGACAAAGACGAGGCTTAGAACGATCCAGCGCATGGTGGCGAGTCTAACCCTGTTGTCGACTCCAGGGTCAATGCGCCCACCCCGCCCCCATCCAAAGACTGGCTGCCAGCCGTCGCCCACAGTGGTACCGTCCGCAGCCT encodes:
- a CDS encoding TolC family protein, which gives rise to MIDRDFDGAWWRLAFLLLCSQPLLAQAWTAQALVDETLAANPGVDALQQAVAAAAWQVEPAGALDDPQLTYAIAPRSVDAAGIDPGHIVGVAQPLPWPGKRAVQRKAAESNVRVAESDLRALRLALSATARQAYAELHYLHGALRINAEQQQRLTELQQATSGRYRAGAGSQHALLRASTRLAERRRQALEFTARRRMVEARVNAMRNRPIHSSVPRPSGWSTLPALPPIAALEGALRQSNPRLLKLQAQGRTAQLNRELAALAYKPDLRLTANYLGTLPRSEYRTQVGVMLNLPLGQSKRRAAEAAADARIAGLEAEQRQQVQHLVAALAEQVAADRAAAQMLQLYRGDLVPLARQTLEAAMADYASGRGDVDAVINAEEGLLQARVGRLAAEARQWKHRARIARLTGGMLDEQLLGETGS
- a CDS encoding efflux RND transporter periplasmic adaptor subunit, with translation MNTYQRWIVLIAVLMAAVVGYSLGTFRAPEPGTEAMRSGAGGGDGPCEGAPAEYWVAPMDASYRRDGPGKSPMGMDLVPVCGGGSGQSVDVQIEPAVVQHLGIRKAVVRRERLAPTIRASGVVALDADSLNMVHSRAAGWLEQLGVSTVGERVQPGDLLFSLFSPDLLAAEREYLSARGHRALREAAADRLLALGYTRAQIAALARRGSARERSDRHAQAPWVVASLDARPGQFVTPGSMVMTLARLDRVWIYVDVPERQAARLRPGLAAAATVQAWPGRQWTGRVDLVMPEVDASTRTQRARLVFDNPDEQLVPGMFADVTLTPEPDASMLTVPTQAVIRTGQGDRVVRVAAPGQYDIVPVTTGLSTEGRTAVLEGLAAGDQVVISGQFLIDSEANLDAETLRLRARQRPAGRARAIVREVNVADGTVRLEHGPLEPLGETGLSMPGMTMSFDLGAGLDPAAWSPGDRVEVRVERQGAARYVITEIDARSAAPMDHGEMGHGEMGHGEMDHGEMDHGEMDHGEMDHGEMDHGEMDHGEMDHGEMDHGEM